One window from the genome of Clostridiales bacterium encodes:
- a CDS encoding adenylosuccinate synthase → MNTTALVGAQWGDEGKGKIIDILAQNADYVVRATGGSNAGHTVVNGDKTYKLHLIPSGILYPDTVNIIGNGVVLDPKVVLEEMDSLAALGVKFDKLLIDLRAHIVMPYHKEFDELAEKAKGANAIGTTKRGIGPCYADKCDRIGIRLIDFLNPEVFAQKLKANLELKNKIITAVYGGKPLDFDEIYAEYIEYAKRLKPFACDTGAVLYNAIKANKRVVFEGAQGTLLDLDSGTYPFVTSSHPITGGFCAGAGVGPTAIKECLGIAKSYTTRVGAGPFPTELNDEVGEHLLKVGREYGVTTGRARRCGWLDAVILRLAVRINGLTALAINKLDTLSGIKKLKIATKYILADGTETTDFPADISMLEGITPVYEEYEGWTEDLSGCKSFMELPKAAQNYIKAIEKLIDCPVTMIGVGPDRDQNISK, encoded by the coding sequence ATGAACACAACAGCATTAGTCGGCGCTCAGTGGGGCGATGAAGGCAAAGGCAAGATAATCGATATCTTGGCGCAAAACGCGGACTACGTAGTTCGCGCTACGGGCGGAAGCAACGCCGGTCACACCGTCGTCAACGGCGACAAGACCTATAAGCTTCATCTCATCCCGAGCGGTATTCTCTACCCCGACACCGTCAATATAATCGGTAACGGCGTAGTGCTCGATCCCAAAGTAGTGCTCGAAGAAATGGACAGCCTTGCCGCGCTCGGTGTTAAGTTCGACAAGCTTTTGATCGATCTTCGCGCGCATATCGTCATGCCCTATCACAAGGAGTTCGACGAGCTCGCGGAAAAGGCTAAGGGCGCGAACGCTATCGGCACGACCAAGCGCGGTATCGGGCCGTGCTACGCCGACAAATGCGACCGCATAGGCATAAGGCTTATCGATTTCCTCAACCCCGAGGTTTTCGCGCAAAAGCTCAAAGCCAATCTCGAACTCAAAAACAAAATAATCACCGCTGTATACGGCGGCAAACCGCTCGACTTCGACGAGATCTACGCCGAGTATATAGAGTACGCCAAACGCCTTAAACCGTTCGCGTGCGATACGGGCGCGGTGCTTTATAACGCCATTAAAGCGAATAAGCGCGTAGTATTCGAGGGCGCGCAGGGCACGCTTCTCGACCTAGATAGCGGCACGTACCCGTTCGTCACGAGCTCGCACCCGATAACTGGCGGGTTCTGCGCGGGCGCGGGCGTCGGGCCTACCGCTATCAAGGAATGCTTGGGCATTGCCAAGTCGTACACCACGCGCGTTGGCGCGGGTCCGTTCCCTACCGAGCTCAACGACGAAGTCGGAGAGCATTTATTAAAGGTCGGGCGCGAGTACGGCGTTACGACAGGCAGAGCGCGGCGCTGCGGCTGGCTGGACGCGGTCATACTTCGGCTCGCCGTGCGCATAAACGGACTTACCGCGCTCGCTATCAATAAGCTCGACACACTTTCGGGCATTAAGAAATTAAAGATTGCAACTAAGTATATCCTTGCCGACGGCACCGAAACCACGGACTTCCCCGCCGATATCAGTATGCTCGAAGGCATTACGCCCGTTTACGAGGAGTACGAGGGCTGGACGGAAGACCTTTCGGGCTGCAAGTCCTTTATGGAACTGCCGAAAGCCGCGCAGAACTATATTAAAGCGATAGAAAAACTTATTGACTGCCCCGTCACCATGATCGGCGTCGGTCCCGACAGAGATCAAAATATATCCAAATAA